In Rhinolophus ferrumequinum isolate MPI-CBG mRhiFer1 chromosome 25, mRhiFer1_v1.p, whole genome shotgun sequence, the following proteins share a genomic window:
- the LOC117017207 gene encoding LOW QUALITY PROTEIN: putative olfactory receptor 10D4 (The sequence of the model RefSeq protein was modified relative to this genomic sequence to represent the inferred CDS: inserted 3 bases in 2 codons; deleted 1 base in 1 codon), whose amino-acid sequence MRNHKIVTEFLLLGIPETEGVETIHFLLFSSLYLCNLLENMLVLIAIISSSQFHTPLYFFLGNLSMFDMGFPSTLLLRYLSGHSQGISFQGCIAQLFFYYFLGSTECFLYTVMAYDHFVAICYPLRYMVIMNHKVCSILATETWMAGCVHTIFLTSLSFQLSYCGSNEVDYYFCDIPAVLPLACEDTSVTHRVGFTNVGFLSLNCFFLILVXYTRIGIFILKIYSANASQRAFFICSAYITANFCAYGPVIIMYQQSNPSALLGALIQILNNLETPXAESLIYSLRNKGVKSALRNVFSKKGLPLGNE is encoded by the exons atgagaaatcacaAAATAGTGACTGAATTTCTACTGCTGGGAATCCCTGAGACAGAAGGCGTAGAGACCatccattttctcctgttctcgtctttatatttatgtaatcTACTGGAAAATATGCTTGTTCTTATAGCTATCATCTCCTCCTCTCAGTTTCACActcctttgtattttttcttgggAAACCTCTCTATGTTTGACATGGGTTTCCCTTCAACACTGCTCCTGAGATACCTTTCAGGGCATAGTCAAGGTATCTCT TTTCAGGGTTGTATTGCCCAACTTTTCTTCTACTATTTCCTGGGCTCTACTGAGTGTTTTCTGTACACAGTTATGGCCTACGACCACTTTGTTGCCATATGTTATCCTTTGAGATACATGGTCATCATGAACCACAAGGTCTGTTCCATCTTGGCCACAGAGACCTGGATGGCTGGCTGTGTCCACACCATTTTCCTGACCTCCCTTTCTTTCCAGTTATCCTACTGTGGCTCTAATGAGGTGGACTATTACTTCTGTGACATACCTGCAGTCTTACCCTTAGCCTGTGAAGATACATCTGTGACCCACAGGGTAGGATTTACAAATGTTGGTTTTTTGTCTCTCAATTGCTTTTTCCTCATCCTTG TCTACACTCGTATTGGGATCTTCATACTAAAAATTTACTCTGCAAATGCCAGTCAAAGAGCATTCTTCATCTGCAGTGCATACATCACTGCAAATTTCTGTGCCTATGGGCCAGTAATTATCATGTATCAACAGTCCAATCCCAGTGCCTTGCTTGGTGCTTTAATTCAGATATTGAATAATCTTGAAACCCC TGCTGAATCACTGATCTATAGCCTGAGGAATAAGGGAGTAAAGTCAGCCCTGAGGAATGTATTTTCCAAGAAAGGCTTACCTCTGGGAAATGAATGA